One Pseudoliparis swirei isolate HS2019 ecotype Mariana Trench chromosome 4, NWPU_hadal_v1, whole genome shotgun sequence genomic window carries:
- the tssk6 gene encoding testis-specific serine/threonine-protein kinase 6 encodes MNKIFMESRGYTFKSILGEGTFGKVVSAYSTRLKKRVAIKVIDKKKLSPICKEKFLCRELEIIRSLNHPNIVKTLDIFESLTSKVYVVMEFCVKGDLLNHINVNGALPEHSVCKLFTQLCNGVQYLHNRDVAHRDLKCENLLLDIHLHLKVCDFGFSKRLSYADGRMMLSKTFCGTSSYASPEILKGFPYNPKVSDVWSMGVVLYMMLLASMPYDSSNIKKMLEIQIEHAIIFPNIPSVSAEVKALMQRILHPIVGQRITINSILKTTWMLQKVKSEDSDNPTTSNAGCRQEVPPEEKDKVEDTFPKADSSPGEGPSTAAPRQ; translated from the exons ATGAACAAAATCTTCATGGAGAGCCGCGGTTACACATTCAAGAGCATCCTGGGAGAAGGCACATTTGGCAAAGTAGTGAGTGCCTACTCAACCCGCCTGAAGAAAAGGGTCGCCATAAAGGTTATCGACAAAAAAAAGTTGTCTCCCATATGCAAGGAAAAGTTTCTGTGTCGGGAATTGGAGATCATCAGGTCTTTGAACCATCCCAACATTGTGAAGACTCTTGACATCTTTGAATCGCTAACAAGCAAG GTCTATGTGGTGATGGAGTTCTGTGTGAAAGGAGACCTCTTGAATCATATCAATGTCAATGGGGCCTTACCTGAACATTCAGTCTGTAAGCTCTTCACACAGCTGTGCAATGGAGTCCAATATCTTCACAACCGGGACGTGGCCCACAGAGACCTTAAATGTGAAAACTTGCTGCTGGACATACATTTACACCTCAAAGTGTGTGACTTTGGGTTCAGCAAGAGGCTCTCTTACGCAGATGGGCGGATGATGCTGAGTAAAACCTTCTGTGGCACCTCGTCCTATGCATCACCTGAGATTCTGAAAGGTTTCCCATACAACCCCAAAGTGTCTGATGTGTGGAGCATGGGTGTTGTGCTGTATATGATGCTGCTTGCTTCAATGCCCTATGATTCCTCCAACATTAAGAAGATGTTGGAAATCCAAATTGAGCATGCCATCATCTTCCCCAATATTCCATCTGTTTCGGCTGAGGTGAAGGCCCTTATGCAAAGAATTCTGCACCCTATTGTGGGCCAGCGAATTACAATCAACAGCATATTGAAGACCACCTGGATGTTGCAGAAAGTGAAATCGGAGGACAGTGATAACCCCACCACGTCAAACGCTGGCTGTAGACAGGAAGTACCCCCAGAGGAAAAGGACAAAGTGGAAGATACATTTCCAAAAGCCGATTCTTCACCAGGGGAGGGACCATCAACTGCTGCCCCAAGACAATGA